A stretch of Desulfotignum phosphitoxidans DSM 13687 DNA encodes these proteins:
- a CDS encoding protein kinase domain-containing protein produces the protein MKKIGRYTITGLLGKGGMGKVFKVTYPVTGKVAALKLLDPSPLLAELTAPKDLKEQFTREAVIMASIRHPHVVDILDFCQTDGQLYYLMDFFCTRLGTLMGEWGEAEQTRVIPIDKAIHYAAQTLKGLQCLHFFHIIHKDIKPANILITDEDTVKICDFGLSSRRGERQDRHAGIRVGSPFYAAPEQEKNPDQVDVTADIYSTGVMLYKMLTGQLPEKDAPAVSRLNPDLGDNWDRFLACAMHADPAKRFQSANAMARHLENLARAWEEKKEAICAMPAFFETNPDGGGTNWGKPGPVRSTPAKVPLKQAQDCFKLNRFMQPVHYPPDVLKRIGNHLVQDSSTGLTWQQSGTAFPVTWHQAKDFVDRLNAQAFCGYSDWRLPTIHELLTLARPAKKDRDHCISSLFDVEQKRLWSVDKSTFVSAWYMDLEMGFVERSDLTGFYHAKAVRSGS, from the coding sequence ATGAAAAAAATCGGCCGATACACCATCACCGGGCTTCTGGGCAAAGGCGGGATGGGCAAGGTCTTTAAAGTCACCTATCCCGTGACCGGCAAGGTGGCGGCCTTGAAACTGCTGGATCCCTCCCCGTTGCTGGCGGAACTGACGGCCCCGAAGGATCTGAAAGAACAGTTCACCCGGGAAGCCGTGATCATGGCATCCATCCGCCATCCCCATGTGGTGGATATCCTGGATTTCTGCCAGACCGACGGCCAGCTCTACTATCTCATGGATTTTTTCTGCACCCGCCTGGGCACCCTGATGGGAGAGTGGGGCGAAGCGGAACAGACCCGGGTCATTCCCATTGACAAAGCGATCCATTATGCGGCCCAGACCCTTAAAGGGCTGCAATGTCTTCACTTTTTTCATATCATTCACAAAGACATCAAGCCGGCCAATATTTTGATCACAGATGAGGATACCGTTAAAATCTGTGATTTCGGATTGTCCTCACGCCGGGGCGAACGGCAGGACCGGCATGCCGGCATCCGGGTGGGTTCTCCGTTTTATGCGGCACCGGAGCAGGAAAAAAATCCGGATCAGGTGGATGTCACCGCAGATATCTATTCCACGGGCGTGATGCTGTATAAAATGCTGACCGGGCAGCTCCCGGAAAAAGACGCGCCTGCCGTGTCTCGCCTGAACCCGGATCTGGGTGATAACTGGGATCGGTTTCTGGCCTGCGCCATGCATGCAGATCCCGCCAAACGGTTTCAGAGCGCAAACGCCATGGCCCGGCACCTGGAAAACCTGGCCCGGGCCTGGGAAGAAAAAAAAGAAGCCATCTGCGCCATGCCGGCATTTTTTGAAACCAATCCGGACGGCGGCGGTACAAATTGGGGGAAACCCGGTCCGGTCCGGTCCACACCAGCAAAGGTTCCCTTGAAACAGGCCCAAGACTGTTTCAAACTGAACCGGTTCATGCAGCCGGTTCACTATCCCCCAGACGTATTGAAGCGAATTGGAAACCATCTGGTACAGGATTCCAGCACCGGCCTGACCTGGCAGCAGTCCGGCACGGCATTTCCCGTTACCTGGCACCAGGCAAAAGATTTTGTGGACCGGTTGAACGCTCAGGCATTCTGCGGATACTCAGACTGGCGTCTGCCCACGATCCATGAGCTTCTCACCCTGGCCAGGCCTGCGAAAAAAGATCGGGATCACTGTATTTCGTCCCTGTTTGACGTCGAACAAAAACGATTGTGGAGTGTGGATAAAAGTACGTTTGTGTCTGCCTGGTATATGGATCTGGAGATGGGATTTGTGGAAAGAAGCGATCTGACCGGTTTTTATCACGCCAAAGCGGTCCGGTCAGGCAGCTGA
- a CDS encoding metallophosphoesterase family protein encodes MKLAILSDIHGNLEAFQAVLDAIAPLSIDTVISLGDNIGYGPDSEAVAALIRERKIASVLGNHEMAVKNNQNLAWFNPVAKRALAIAQSQLTDASVAWIKQLPRYLVTAGLRFVHGVPPDSAFLYLFQLPENKLIQKLARADESVCFVGHTHELGIISLDGIRLEKESPAPGTYLLDPAKKYIINAGSVGQPRDGTPGAKFVLFDTQTLELTVKSVSYPFENTQKKIIAAGIPKMYADRLAPGGHPSGSVDPLKNVDSSGDKGNGQ; translated from the coding sequence ATGAAACTGGCCATTCTGTCTGACATTCACGGAAACCTGGAAGCGTTCCAGGCCGTGCTCGATGCCATCGCCCCCCTTTCGATCGATACGGTCATCTCTTTAGGGGACAATATCGGTTACGGCCCGGATTCCGAAGCCGTGGCAGCGCTGATCAGAGAACGGAAAATCGCTTCAGTACTGGGAAACCATGAAATGGCTGTCAAAAACAACCAGAACCTGGCCTGGTTCAACCCTGTGGCAAAACGCGCACTGGCCATCGCTCAATCCCAGCTCACAGATGCATCTGTGGCCTGGATAAAGCAGCTGCCCCGATATCTGGTCACCGCCGGACTTCGTTTCGTCCATGGGGTCCCGCCGGATTCTGCCTTTCTGTATCTGTTCCAGCTGCCTGAAAACAAGCTGATCCAAAAACTGGCCCGCGCAGACGAATCTGTCTGTTTTGTGGGACATACCCATGAACTGGGGATCATTTCTTTGGACGGCATCCGCCTTGAAAAAGAAAGTCCCGCCCCCGGAACATATCTGCTGGATCCTGCCAAAAAATATATCATCAATGCCGGCAGTGTGGGGCAGCCCAGAGACGGCACGCCCGGGGCCAAATTTGTCCTGTTTGACACCCAAACCCTTGAATTGACGGTCAAGTCTGTGTCATACCCCTTTGAAAACACCCAAAAGAAAATCATTGCCGCCGGTATTCCTAAGATGTATGCCGACCGGCTGGCCCCGGGAGGTCATCCATCAGGAAGCGTTGATCCATTAAAAAACGTGGATTCATCAGGAGACAAAGGAAACGGACAATGA
- the pstB gene encoding phosphate ABC transporter ATP-binding protein PstB — MEKNAAPKRSHRLVPKDNRNTVGENQVDNFKMRCEQVSVFYDNGATKAINSVSLDIGDNEVIAMIGPSGCGKSTFIRCLNRMNDTIEGCKVDGRIYLDGKNIYDKDVDVVPLRARVGMVFQKPNPFPKSIFDNVAYAPRIHGLVTNKSETEELVEKSLVRAGLWNEVKDRLNQPGTGLSGGQQQRLCIARTIAVNPEVILMDEPCSALDPIATAIIEELIEELRQEYSIAIVTHSMQQASRISQRTAYFHLGDLIEIGPTEQIFLNPLHQLTQDYITGRFG; from the coding sequence ATGGAAAAAAACGCCGCTCCCAAGCGCTCCCACCGGCTGGTTCCCAAGGACAACCGGAACACGGTGGGAGAAAACCAGGTGGACAATTTTAAAATGCGGTGTGAACAGGTCAGTGTCTTTTATGACAACGGCGCTACCAAAGCCATCAATTCCGTGTCCCTGGACATCGGAGACAACGAGGTCATTGCCATGATCGGTCCGTCCGGATGCGGAAAATCCACGTTCATCCGGTGCCTCAACCGCATGAACGACACCATCGAAGGCTGTAAGGTGGACGGCCGCATCTATCTGGACGGCAAAAATATCTATGACAAAGATGTGGATGTGGTGCCTTTGCGAGCCCGGGTAGGCATGGTGTTTCAGAAACCCAATCCGTTTCCCAAATCCATTTTTGACAATGTGGCGTACGCCCCCCGGATTCACGGGCTGGTGACCAATAAAAGCGAGACCGAAGAACTGGTGGAAAAATCCCTGGTCCGGGCCGGTCTGTGGAACGAGGTCAAAGACCGCCTGAATCAGCCCGGCACGGGGCTTTCCGGCGGGCAGCAGCAGCGGTTGTGCATTGCCAGAACCATTGCCGTGAATCCGGAAGTGATTCTCATGGATGAACCCTGCTCGGCCCTGGATCCCATTGCCACGGCCATTATTGAAGAACTCATCGAGGAACTCAGGCAGGAATATTCCATTGCCATTGTCACCCATTCCATGCAGCAGGCTTCCCGGATTTCCCAGCGCACCGCCTATTTTCACCTGGGAGATCTCATCGAAATCGGCCCCACGGAACAGATTTTTCTCAATCCGTTGCACCAGCTGACCCAGGATTACATCACCGGCCGGTTCGGTTAG
- a CDS encoding acyl-CoA dehydratase activase yields MIFAGIDIGSNTAKAALIQDRAIIGVRVIPTGYHHLKAGTRVFEDLLDQTGLSRSDIRAIVSTGYGRASIDFADKAMTEILCHGAGAHFLDPDIRGIIDVGGQDSKAIALDDQGQVDNFAMNDKCAAGTGRFLEVMANALEVSLDQMGEVGLTADHPSKISSICTVFAESEVISMIARQEKRENIIAGIHQAAAARVAILAAKIRIQRPVMMTGGVAKNPGMIAALETQLNQALILSPYCQETGAIGAAVLASRLPA; encoded by the coding sequence ATGATTTTTGCCGGCATCGATATCGGTTCCAACACGGCCAAGGCAGCCTTGATCCAGGACCGGGCCATTATAGGCGTCCGGGTGATTCCCACGGGATACCATCACCTGAAGGCCGGCACCCGGGTGTTTGAAGATCTGCTGGATCAAACCGGACTGTCCCGGTCCGACATCCGGGCCATTGTGTCCACAGGATACGGCCGGGCCAGCATCGATTTTGCCGACAAAGCCATGACCGAAATCCTCTGCCACGGGGCCGGGGCTCATTTTCTGGATCCGGATATCCGGGGGATCATCGATGTGGGGGGCCAGGACAGCAAAGCCATTGCCTTAGATGACCAGGGGCAGGTGGACAATTTTGCCATGAACGACAAGTGCGCCGCCGGCACGGGCCGGTTTCTGGAGGTGATGGCCAATGCCCTGGAAGTGTCACTGGACCAGATGGGGGAGGTGGGCCTGACCGCGGACCACCCCTCAAAAATCAGCAGCATCTGCACCGTGTTTGCCGAATCCGAGGTCATCTCCATGATCGCCCGGCAGGAAAAAAGAGAAAATATCATCGCGGGCATCCATCAGGCCGCCGCAGCCCGGGTGGCGATTCTGGCCGCAAAGATCCGCATCCAGCGTCCTGTCATGATGACCGGGGGGGTGGCCAAAAATCCCGGCATGATCGCAGCCCTGGAAACACAGCTGAACCAGGCTTTGATCCTCTCCCCATACTGCCAGGAAACCGGGGCCATCGGCGCGGCCGTGCTGGCATCCCGGCTGCCGGCATGA
- a CDS encoding 2-hydroxyacyl-CoA dehydratase subunit D, giving the protein MSDTPSPPPKIMAAKKMRDLMTTYYLEALSAAQNHRQVAWITSGGPVEPLVAMDIIPVYPENHGAMIGSAKMGEDLCAKAEDMGYSGDLCAYARSDIACAVVKGGPIGGLPKPDMLICCNNICGTVLKWYEIQARYFQVPLFIFDTPVCHTGYTPEIAAYVKTQVNEYIAFLEQVSGKKMDPARMNAVGKLSYEGQRLWQQVLNTTAHKPSPMSAFDAFFFLALIVTLRGTQIAVDFYKELIAELEQRIKDGIGVVPDETYRLLWDNLPVWHRLKWLSDRFSAHQACLVADTYTSAWCGALKYMDENNFLDSMAEAYTRIYLNIGVDEMAEEVLKMIRFYDIHGLVMHSNRSCKPYSFGQMDIMRIVREKTGIPVLMIEADMVDPRSFSESQIETRIDAFMEIVKHKAGRS; this is encoded by the coding sequence ATGTCCGACACCCCTTCGCCCCCCCCGAAAATCATGGCCGCCAAAAAAATGCGGGATCTGATGACCACCTATTATCTGGAGGCGTTAAGCGCGGCCCAGAACCACCGCCAGGTGGCCTGGATCACCTCCGGCGGACCCGTGGAACCCCTGGTGGCCATGGATATCATTCCCGTGTATCCGGAAAATCACGGGGCCATGATCGGGTCCGCCAAAATGGGGGAAGACCTGTGCGCCAAAGCCGAAGACATGGGATACAGCGGTGATCTGTGCGCTTATGCCCGGTCCGATATCGCCTGCGCCGTGGTCAAAGGGGGACCCATCGGCGGGCTGCCCAAACCGGACATGCTCATCTGCTGCAACAATATCTGCGGCACGGTCCTGAAATGGTATGAAATCCAGGCCAGATATTTCCAGGTGCCGCTGTTCATCTTCGACACCCCGGTCTGCCACACCGGGTACACGCCTGAGATCGCCGCATATGTCAAAACCCAGGTAAATGAATATATCGCGTTTCTCGAACAGGTGTCCGGGAAAAAAATGGACCCGGCCAGAATGAATGCCGTGGGCAAACTCTCATATGAAGGCCAGCGCCTGTGGCAGCAGGTCCTGAACACCACGGCCCACAAGCCCTCCCCCATGTCCGCGTTTGACGCATTTTTCTTTCTGGCGCTGATCGTGACCTTGCGGGGAACCCAGATCGCTGTGGATTTTTACAAAGAACTGATCGCTGAGCTGGAACAGCGGATCAAAGACGGCATCGGCGTGGTACCGGATGAAACATACCGGCTGCTGTGGGACAACCTGCCCGTGTGGCACCGGCTCAAATGGCTGTCTGACCGGTTTTCCGCCCATCAGGCATGTCTGGTGGCAGACACCTATACCTCGGCCTGGTGCGGGGCGTTAAAGTATATGGACGAAAACAATTTTCTGGATTCCATGGCTGAAGCCTACACCCGGATCTACCTGAACATCGGGGTGGATGAAATGGCTGAAGAGGTGCTGAAAATGATCCGGTTTTACGATATCCACGGTCTGGTCATGCACTCCAACCGGTCCTGCAAGCCCTATTCCTTCGGCCAGATGGACATCATGCGGATTGTCCGGGAAAAAACCGGGATCCCCGTGCTCATGATCGAAGCGGACATGGTGGACCCCAGAAGCTTTTCCGAATCCCAGATAGAGACAAGGATCGATGCATTCATGGAAATCGTCAAGCACAAGGCGGGCCGGTCATGA